A region of Crenobacter cavernae DNA encodes the following proteins:
- the nadD gene encoding nicotinate-nucleotide adenylyltransferase, with protein MVGAPLAVGVFGGTFDPIHAGHLRLARALRDELRLSEVRLIPAGDPYHRDRAPEANAEQRLAMARLAIEGETGLVVDDREVRQGRPSYTVETLASLRAELGPDTPIHCLIGGDSLATLDTWRRWREIFALAHVAVALRPGFDPAGLPEAVAAEWRARQVTDFPNRTPSGTIRALTLPPMNISATELRARLGRGEAVDGLIDPAVLAYIKAERLYGGATTARPT; from the coding sequence ATGGTAGGCGCTCCCCTCGCCGTCGGCGTGTTCGGTGGCACCTTCGACCCGATCCACGCCGGCCACCTGCGCCTCGCGCGCGCGCTGCGCGACGAGTTGCGGCTATCCGAAGTCAGGCTGATCCCGGCCGGCGACCCCTACCATCGCGACCGCGCGCCCGAAGCGAACGCCGAACAGCGGCTCGCGATGGCGCGCCTCGCGATCGAAGGCGAGACCGGGCTCGTCGTCGACGACCGCGAAGTCCGCCAGGGTCGGCCGAGCTATACGGTAGAAACGCTGGCAAGCTTGCGCGCCGAACTCGGACCCGACACGCCGATCCACTGCCTGATCGGCGGCGACTCGCTCGCCACGCTCGACACCTGGCGCCGCTGGCGCGAGATCTTCGCGCTCGCCCACGTCGCCGTCGCGCTGCGTCCCGGCTTCGATCCGGCCGGGCTGCCCGAGGCGGTGGCCGCCGAGTGGCGCGCGCGCCAAGTGACTGATTTTCCAAATCGAACGCCCTCGGGTACAATCCGCGCCTTGACTTTGCCGCCGATGAATATCTCGGCCACCGAATTGCGCGCCCGGCTCGGCCGCGGCGAGGCGGTCGACGGCCTGATCGATCCCGCGGTGCTCGCCTATATCAAAGCCGAGCGCCTGTACGGCGGGGCGACGACCGCGCGGCCTACTTGA
- the rsfS gene encoding ribosome silencing factor: MEAPEIAKLAIEALEDVKGKDILELDTSTLTQLFQRMVVCTGDSNRQVKALANSVHVKLKEAGVDIVGTEGQESGEWVLVDAGDVVVHVMLPAVRDYYDIEALWGGEKPSFLPAGGRPWQAL; the protein is encoded by the coding sequence ATGGAAGCTCCCGAGATCGCCAAGCTGGCGATCGAAGCCCTCGAAGACGTCAAGGGCAAAGACATTCTCGAACTCGACACCAGCACGCTGACCCAGCTGTTCCAGCGCATGGTCGTCTGCACCGGCGACTCCAACCGCCAGGTGAAGGCGCTCGCCAACAGCGTGCACGTTAAGCTGAAGGAAGCCGGCGTCGACATCGTCGGCACCGAAGGCCAGGAAAGCGGCGAATGGGTGCTGGTCGACGCCGGCGACGTCGTCGTCCACGTGATGCTGCCCGCGGTGCGCGACTACTACGACATCGAAGCGCTGTGGGGCGGCGAGAAGCCGTCCTTCCTGCCGGCCGGCGGCCGTCCGTGGCAGGCGCTGTAA
- the leuS gene encoding leucine--tRNA ligase, translating to MQEHYSPREVETAAQAHWETTAAFRAVEDTTRPKYYALSMFPYPSGKLHMGHVRNYTITDALARFMKLQGYNVLQPMGWDAFGLPAENAAMKSGGAPAAWTYANIEYMKGQLKQLGFALDWERELATCTPEYYRWEQWLFTRLFEKGVIYKKNGIVNWDPVDATVLANEQVIDGRGWRSGALVEKREIPMYYFAITQYADELLDSLDTLDGWPEQVKTMQRNWIGKSFGAEIVFPYDAASVGHGGELKVYTTRPDTLMGATYVAVAAEHPLATQAAANNPELQAFIAECKAGSVAEADMATMEKKGVPTGLFVEHPLTGTMLPVWVANYVLWGYGEGAVMAVPGHDERDFAFANKYALSIKQVIGKVEGDNDFEATEWREWYAAKDESVKTVNSGKYDGLGYQAAFDAIVADLEAQQHGAKRTQYRLRDWGISRQRYWGCPIPIIHCDHCGDVPVPEDQLPVVLPENVIPDGAGSPLAKMPEFYETTCPKCGSAARRETDTMDTFVESSWYYARYASPNCDTAMVDKKAADYWLQVDQYVGGIEHAILHLLYARFFHKLMRDEGLVSSDEPFKSLLTQGMVVCETFYRDLPNGSKDWIAPQDVILERDGKGKIISARHCVDGEPVTIGGIEKMSKSKNNGVDPSEFIEKYGADTARLFMMFAAPPDQSLEWSDAGVEGAFRFLKRLWKTVNEHVATGVAEKYASGELSAGLKELRFKLHSTIQKVADDYGRRQQFNTAIAAVMELLNTYDKADTSDNLGRAVAQEVLEAAVIVLSPIVPHIAEALWNGLKPGTALLEQAWPSIDESALVKTELELMVQVNGKLRGSITVPAAAAKDAIEAAAMANENVQKFMEGKPAKKVIVVPGRLVNIVV from the coding sequence ATGCAAGAACACTACAGCCCGCGCGAAGTCGAAACCGCCGCGCAAGCGCACTGGGAGACGACCGCCGCCTTCCGCGCCGTCGAAGACACCACCCGCCCGAAATACTATGCGCTGTCGATGTTCCCGTACCCGTCGGGCAAGCTGCACATGGGCCATGTGCGCAACTACACCATCACCGACGCGCTGGCGCGCTTCATGAAGCTGCAGGGCTATAACGTGCTGCAGCCGATGGGCTGGGATGCGTTCGGCCTGCCGGCCGAGAACGCCGCGATGAAGAGCGGCGGCGCGCCGGCGGCGTGGACCTACGCCAACATCGAGTATATGAAGGGCCAGTTGAAGCAGCTCGGTTTCGCGCTCGACTGGGAACGCGAACTGGCCACTTGTACTCCCGAGTACTACCGCTGGGAGCAGTGGCTGTTCACCCGGCTGTTCGAGAAGGGCGTCATCTACAAGAAGAACGGCATCGTGAACTGGGACCCGGTCGATGCGACCGTGCTCGCCAACGAGCAGGTGATCGACGGCCGCGGCTGGCGCTCGGGCGCCTTGGTCGAGAAGCGCGAAATCCCGATGTATTACTTCGCGATCACCCAGTACGCCGATGAACTGCTCGACAGCCTCGACACGCTCGACGGCTGGCCCGAGCAGGTCAAGACCATGCAGCGCAACTGGATCGGCAAGAGCTTCGGCGCCGAGATCGTGTTCCCGTATGACGCGGCAAGCGTCGGCCACGGCGGCGAGTTGAAGGTCTATACGACGCGTCCGGACACGCTGATGGGCGCCACTTACGTCGCGGTCGCCGCCGAGCACCCGCTCGCGACGCAGGCCGCCGCGAACAATCCCGAGCTGCAAGCCTTCATCGCCGAATGCAAGGCCGGCTCGGTCGCCGAGGCCGACATGGCGACCATGGAGAAGAAGGGCGTGCCGACCGGGCTGTTCGTCGAGCATCCGCTTACCGGTACGATGCTGCCGGTGTGGGTTGCCAACTACGTGCTGTGGGGCTACGGCGAGGGCGCGGTGATGGCCGTGCCGGGCCACGACGAGCGCGACTTCGCGTTCGCCAACAAGTACGCGCTGTCGATCAAGCAGGTGATCGGCAAGGTAGAAGGCGACAACGACTTCGAAGCGACCGAATGGCGCGAGTGGTACGCCGCCAAGGACGAATCCGTTAAAACGGTGAATTCCGGCAAGTACGACGGCCTCGGCTACCAGGCGGCGTTCGACGCGATCGTCGCCGACCTCGAAGCCCAGCAGCATGGCGCTAAGCGCACGCAGTACCGGCTGCGCGACTGGGGCATCAGCCGCCAGCGCTACTGGGGCTGCCCGATCCCGATCATCCACTGCGACCACTGCGGCGACGTGCCGGTGCCGGAAGACCAGCTGCCGGTCGTTTTGCCGGAGAACGTGATTCCCGATGGCGCCGGTAGCCCGCTGGCCAAAATGCCGGAATTCTACGAGACAACGTGTCCGAAGTGCGGCAGCGCGGCGCGCCGCGAGACCGACACGATGGACACCTTCGTCGAGTCGAGCTGGTACTACGCGCGCTACGCGAGCCCGAACTGCGACACCGCGATGGTCGACAAGAAGGCGGCCGACTACTGGCTGCAGGTCGACCAGTACGTCGGTGGCATCGAACACGCGATCCTGCACCTGTTGTACGCGCGCTTCTTCCACAAGCTGATGCGCGACGAGGGCCTGGTGTCGAGCGACGAGCCGTTCAAGAGCCTGCTGACGCAGGGCATGGTCGTGTGCGAGACCTTCTACCGCGACCTGCCGAACGGTTCCAAGGACTGGATCGCGCCGCAGGACGTGATCCTCGAGCGCGACGGCAAAGGAAAAATCATCTCGGCCCGCCATTGCGTCGACGGCGAGCCGGTGACCATCGGCGGCATCGAGAAGATGTCCAAATCGAAGAACAACGGCGTCGACCCGTCGGAATTCATCGAGAAGTACGGCGCCGACACCGCGCGCCTGTTCATGATGTTCGCCGCGCCGCCGGACCAGTCGCTCGAGTGGTCGGACGCCGGCGTAGAAGGCGCGTTCCGTTTCCTCAAGCGCCTGTGGAAGACGGTGAACGAGCACGTCGCCACCGGCGTGGCAGAGAAGTACGCGTCCGGCGAACTCAGCGCCGGTTTGAAGGAGCTGCGCTTCAAGCTGCACTCGACCATCCAGAAGGTCGCCGACGACTACGGCCGCCGCCAGCAGTTCAATACCGCGATCGCCGCGGTGATGGAACTGTTGAACACCTACGACAAGGCCGACACTTCTGACAACCTTGGCCGAGCCGTCGCCCAGGAGGTGCTCGAAGCCGCCGTGATCGTGCTGTCGCCGATCGTGCCGCACATCGCCGAGGCGCTGTGGAACGGGCTGAAGCCCGGCACGGCCTTGCTCGAACAGGCGTGGCCGAGCATCGACGAGTCGGCGCTGGTCAAGACCGAGCTCGAACTGATGGTGCAGGTCAACGGCAAGCTGCGCGGCAGCATCACCGTGCCGGCCGCCGCGGCGAAAGACGCGATCGAGGCGGCCGCGATGGCCAACGAGAACGTGCAGAAGTTCATGGAAGGCAAACCGGCCAAGAAGGTGATCGTGGTGCCGGGCCGTCTGGTCAACATCGTCGTTTAA
- a CDS encoding ArsR/SmtB family transcription factor has protein sequence MELDDLRGHAESAAALLKSLANADRLLLLCQLMAGEKSVSELEALTGVRQPTLSQQLGVLRGEGLVATRRDGKWIYYSIASAEALAMLSALYALYCAPGKDEGGR, from the coding sequence ATGGAACTGGACGACCTGCGCGGGCACGCCGAAAGCGCCGCCGCGCTGCTGAAAAGCCTCGCCAACGCCGACCGCTTGCTGCTGCTGTGCCAGCTGATGGCCGGCGAGAAGTCGGTGTCGGAACTGGAGGCGCTGACCGGCGTGCGCCAGCCGACGCTGTCGCAGCAGTTGGGCGTGCTGCGGGGCGAGGGCCTGGTCGCGACGCGTCGCGACGGCAAGTGGATCTATTACAGCATCGCCAGCGCCGAGGCGCTCGCGATGCTGTCGGCGCTGTACGCGCTCTACTGCGCGCCGGGCAAGGATGAGGGCGGACGATGA
- the lptE gene encoding LPS assembly lipoprotein LptE: MRLIRNLLLLASLVTLTACGFQLRGVSAPTKPLPFASLYLDGQGSVLPELKKALERDPRLKLAASAKDAEAVLTVSHEETAKDILTINRGGKVNEYLLTLRVTAEVTQNAEPLGAPRTVLVRRKLGYADQDVLGKEEEEAFLWKDMRRDAADQLVRSLAYVKPLPAAGQQSIKPDAQPQR, translated from the coding sequence ATGCGTCTGATCCGCAACCTGCTGCTCCTCGCGTCGCTCGTCACGCTCACCGCCTGCGGCTTCCAGCTGCGTGGCGTCTCCGCGCCGACGAAGCCCTTGCCGTTCGCCTCGCTCTACCTCGACGGCCAGGGCAGCGTGCTGCCCGAGCTGAAGAAGGCGCTCGAGCGCGACCCGCGCCTGAAGCTCGCCGCGTCGGCCAAGGACGCCGAGGCGGTGCTGACCGTGAGCCACGAAGAGACCGCCAAGGACATCCTGACGATCAACCGCGGCGGCAAGGTCAACGAGTACCTGCTGACGCTGCGCGTGACCGCCGAGGTGACGCAGAACGCCGAACCGCTCGGCGCGCCGCGCACCGTGCTGGTCCGCCGCAAGCTCGGCTACGCCGACCAGGACGTGCTCGGTAAGGAAGAGGAAGAGGCCTTCCTGTGGAAGGACATGCGCCGCGACGCGGCCGACCAGCTGGTGCGCAGCCTCGCCTACGTGAAGCCGCTGCCGGCCGCCGGGCAACAGTCGATCAAGCCCGATGCCCAGCCTCAGCGCTGA
- a CDS encoding MBL fold metallo-hydrolase produces the protein MSVQIDPFFDTVTGTISYLVYDRAGGHAAIVDPVLDYEPTAGRTGHTHAERIVRRVHERGLSVDWLLETHVHADHLSGAAWLQSRLGGLIGIGRHVEAVQRHFKPLFGLGDDFAADGSPFDLQLDDGDTLPLGQLSIEVLYLPGHTAADVGYKVGDAVFVGDTLFMPDIGSARCDFPGGDAARLFRSVQRLYALPPDTRLYACHDYPHDGREPAWETTVAEQRAGNIHLRDGVDEAAFVALRTERDATLAMPVLILPAIQVNIRAGRLPDADENGTRYLKIPLDAL, from the coding sequence ATGTCCGTACAGATCGACCCCTTCTTCGACACCGTCACCGGCACCATCAGCTACCTCGTCTACGACCGCGCCGGCGGCCACGCGGCGATCGTCGACCCGGTGCTCGACTACGAGCCGACGGCCGGCCGCACCGGCCACACGCACGCCGAGCGCATCGTCCGGCGCGTGCACGAACGGGGGCTTTCCGTCGACTGGCTGCTCGAGACGCACGTCCACGCCGACCACCTGTCGGGCGCCGCCTGGCTGCAATCCCGGCTCGGCGGCCTGATCGGCATCGGCCGCCACGTCGAGGCCGTGCAGCGCCACTTCAAGCCGCTGTTCGGCCTCGGCGACGACTTCGCCGCCGACGGCTCGCCGTTCGACCTGCAACTCGACGACGGCGACACGCTGCCGCTCGGCCAACTCTCCATAGAAGTGCTGTACCTGCCCGGCCACACCGCGGCCGACGTCGGCTATAAGGTCGGCGACGCGGTGTTCGTCGGCGACACGCTGTTCATGCCCGATATCGGCAGCGCGCGCTGCGACTTCCCCGGCGGCGACGCGGCCCGGTTGTTCCGTTCGGTGCAGCGCCTGTACGCGCTGCCGCCCGACACGCGGCTCTACGCGTGCCACGACTACCCGCACGATGGCCGCGAACCGGCGTGGGAGACGACCGTGGCCGAACAGCGCGCGGGCAATATCCACCTGCGAGACGGCGTCGACGAAGCCGCCTTCGTCGCGCTGCGCACCGAGCGCGACGCCACGCTCGCGATGCCGGTGCTGATCCTGCCGGCGATCCAGGTCAACATCCGCGCCGGCCGCCTGCCCGACGCCGACGAGAACGGCACGCGCTACCTGAAGATCCCGCTCGATGCGCTGTGA
- the holA gene encoding DNA polymerase III subunit delta: MPSLSADALAGQLERGLAPLYFVHGEEALIALEAADAIRAAARAAGYGEREVLIAEGGFDWSRLAEASQSLSLFTSLKLLEIRIPGGKPGNEGAAALQALAEAPPADTLMLVILPKLEKTQLSSKWFTALAAAAQVVEAKPVGRAELPGWIARRLKRQGQTLSAEALQFFADRVEGNLLAARQEVDKLALLFPEGEIGFDDLRASVANVARFDVFQLSEAWLSGDGARVARMLDGLEAEGEAPVLVLWAASEDVRTLLKLRQGLKDGRTVRDLARELRLWGDRQRLAEPALKRIGPRTLMELLPECARADRQIKGAEVGDAWLTLRRVAARLAASR, translated from the coding sequence ATGCCCAGCCTCAGCGCTGACGCGCTCGCCGGGCAGCTGGAGCGCGGCCTCGCGCCGCTCTACTTCGTCCACGGCGAAGAAGCGCTGATCGCGCTCGAAGCCGCCGACGCGATCCGTGCGGCGGCGCGTGCCGCCGGCTACGGCGAACGCGAGGTGCTGATCGCAGAGGGCGGCTTCGACTGGTCGCGTCTTGCCGAAGCGAGTCAAAGCCTGTCTTTGTTCACGTCGCTCAAGCTGCTCGAGATCCGCATCCCCGGCGGCAAGCCCGGCAACGAAGGCGCGGCCGCGCTGCAGGCCCTGGCCGAGGCGCCGCCGGCCGACACGCTGATGCTCGTCATCCTCCCGAAACTCGAGAAAACCCAGCTGTCGAGCAAGTGGTTCACCGCGCTCGCGGCGGCCGCGCAGGTGGTCGAGGCCAAGCCCGTCGGTCGCGCCGAGCTGCCCGGCTGGATCGCGCGGCGACTGAAGCGCCAGGGCCAGACGCTGTCGGCCGAGGCGCTGCAATTCTTCGCCGACCGCGTCGAAGGCAACCTGCTCGCCGCGCGGCAGGAGGTCGACAAGCTCGCCTTGCTGTTCCCGGAAGGCGAGATCGGCTTCGACGACCTCAGGGCGTCGGTCGCCAACGTCGCGCGCTTCGACGTGTTCCAGCTGTCGGAAGCGTGGCTGTCGGGGGACGGCGCGCGCGTCGCGCGCATGCTCGACGGGCTCGAGGCAGAGGGCGAGGCTCCGGTGCTGGTGTTGTGGGCGGCGAGCGAGGACGTGCGCACGCTGCTGAAGCTGCGTCAGGGGCTGAAGGACGGCAGGACGGTGCGCGATCTCGCCCGCGAGCTGCGTCTGTGGGGCGACAGGCAAAGGTTGGCCGAGCCGGCCTTGAAACGCATCGGGCCGCGCACGCTGATGGAATTATTGCCCGAGTGCGCGCGTGCCGACCGCCAGATCAAGGGCGCCGAGGTCGGCGACGCTTGGCTGACGCTGCGCCGGGTGGCGGCAAGGCTCGCCGCTTCGCGCTGA
- the rlmH gene encoding 23S rRNA (pseudouridine(1915)-N(3))-methyltransferase RlmH, giving the protein MKMTILAVGTKMPRWVDEAFTDYAKRFGRDITLELKEIKPEKRGGGVTAEKGIAAEHARLIAALPPRARLVVLDERGKNWTSMQLATGLKDWLADGQDIAFVIGGADGLSAELKQRADLLLQLSAMTLPHGMVRVMLAEQLYRAVSILNNHPYHRE; this is encoded by the coding sequence ATGAAAATGACGATCCTCGCGGTCGGCACCAAGATGCCGCGCTGGGTGGACGAGGCGTTCACCGACTACGCGAAGCGCTTCGGTCGCGACATCACGCTGGAGCTGAAGGAAATCAAGCCAGAGAAACGCGGCGGCGGCGTCACCGCCGAGAAAGGCATCGCCGCCGAACACGCGCGCCTGATCGCCGCCCTGCCGCCGCGCGCGCGGCTCGTCGTCCTCGACGAGCGCGGCAAGAACTGGACGTCGATGCAACTGGCGACTGGGCTGAAGGACTGGCTGGCCGACGGCCAGGACATCGCCTTCGTGATCGGCGGCGCCGACGGCTTGTCTGCCGAGCTGAAGCAGCGCGCCGACCTGCTGTTGCAGCTGTCGGCGATGACGCTGCCGCACGGCATGGTGCGCGTGATGCTGGCCGAGCAGCTGTACCGCGCCGTGTCCATCCTCAACAACCATCCCTACCACCGCGAGTGA
- a CDS encoding YidB family protein, which translates to MALWDQLGGLFGSEEGGVSGAVQQLLERNGGLSGLVEKFQQGGLSEVVGSWVGTGENLPVSAEQIQSVLGNEQLAALAEKVGIDPQQLSANLAEYLPQLVDKLTPNGALPEEGGLLSHGLDALKGFFKH; encoded by the coding sequence ATGGCTTTGTGGGATCAATTGGGCGGTCTGTTCGGGAGCGAGGAAGGCGGGGTGTCCGGTGCGGTGCAGCAGTTGCTGGAACGCAACGGCGGCCTGTCCGGCTTGGTGGAAAAATTCCAGCAGGGGGGGCTGTCCGAGGTGGTCGGCTCGTGGGTCGGGACCGGCGAGAACCTGCCGGTGTCGGCCGAGCAGATCCAGTCGGTGCTCGGCAACGAGCAGCTGGCGGCGCTGGCCGAGAAGGTGGGCATCGACCCGCAGCAGCTGTCGGCCAACCTCGCCGAATACCTGCCGCAGCTGGTCGACAAGCTGACGCCGAATGGCGCGCTGCCCGAGGAGGGCGGCCTGTTGAGCCACGGCCTCGACGCGTTGAAGGGCTTTTTCAAGCACTGA
- a CDS encoding lytic transglycosylase domain-containing protein, with protein sequence MIRFLLLFATVATLLSATARAEVWGYVDEQGQAHLAERQVDERYRLFHKNGSVKGREDAVDDVVVTGKTRVRPDLVAGLPKVNAPKISAGKKAPYRDMIAKAARDNQLDAALLHAIVSVESGYRNTALSPKGAVGLMQVMPATGERFGVTQLNDPRQNLKAGARYLKFLLTTFNGNLPLVIAAYNAGEGAVQKYKNRIPPYPETRGYVAKVLASYQGGADTGGTTYAAKRVRVIIKPDQAL encoded by the coding sequence ATGATCCGATTCCTGCTGCTGTTCGCCACCGTCGCCACGCTGTTGTCCGCCACCGCCCGAGCCGAAGTCTGGGGTTACGTCGACGAACAAGGACAGGCGCATCTGGCCGAACGACAGGTGGACGAGCGCTACCGGCTGTTCCACAAGAACGGCTCGGTGAAGGGGCGCGAGGATGCCGTCGACGACGTGGTCGTCACCGGCAAGACCCGTGTGCGGCCCGACCTCGTCGCCGGCCTGCCCAAGGTGAACGCGCCGAAGATCAGCGCCGGCAAGAAGGCGCCGTATCGCGACATGATAGCCAAGGCCGCGCGCGACAACCAGCTCGATGCCGCTTTGCTGCACGCGATCGTCAGCGTCGAATCCGGCTACCGGAACACCGCGCTGTCGCCCAAGGGCGCCGTCGGCCTGATGCAGGTGATGCCGGCCACCGGCGAACGCTTCGGCGTCACCCAATTGAACGACCCGCGCCAGAACCTGAAGGCCGGCGCGCGTTACCTGAAATTCCTGCTGACCACCTTCAACGGCAACCTGCCGCTGGTGATCGCAGCGTACAACGCCGGCGAAGGCGCGGTGCAGAAGTACAAGAACCGCATCCCGCCGTACCCGGAAACGCGCGGTTACGTCGCCAAGGTGCTGGCGTCCTACCAGGGCGGCGCCGACACCGGCGGCACCACCTACGCGGCCAAGCGCGTACGCGTGATCATCAAGCCGGACCAGGCGCTGTAA
- a CDS encoding DUF2804 domain-containing protein, whose amino-acid sequence MDPSPSSLPPAPAFLVHERGVPAFGMYQGVVGSLSWSPLKAPPFKRLTRRLHHKRWQYVAFAHEHFFVAAAVVDVGWTGAAFAYVFDRGERRIVAEFSATGLPGRRSRIEDRAFGDATFRAGKRCVAFRRADSRLEVTVNAPELKLAAHVDLSEPGPILAAIAPANWLAHATHKSGALPAAGFVDVAGAHLSLDGAVASLDASNGLLARDTRWRWASAHTPGLGFNLQAGFMGSAENALWLDGELFRLAEASFDFDEAAPLAPWRIRTADGLVDLEFRPEGARSDYRRHVIAESRYLQPIGTFHGTVTHPVSGEVRRVANLVGVTEDHASKW is encoded by the coding sequence ATGGACCCTTCCCCTAGTTCCTTGCCACCGGCACCCGCCTTCCTGGTGCACGAACGCGGCGTACCGGCCTTCGGCATGTACCAGGGCGTGGTCGGCAGCCTGTCCTGGTCGCCGCTCAAGGCGCCGCCGTTCAAACGGCTGACCCGCCGCCTGCACCACAAACGCTGGCAGTACGTGGCCTTCGCGCACGAGCACTTCTTCGTCGCGGCCGCCGTCGTCGACGTCGGCTGGACCGGCGCCGCCTTCGCCTATGTGTTCGACCGCGGCGAACGCCGCATCGTCGCCGAGTTCTCGGCGACCGGCCTGCCCGGCCGCCGCTCCCGCATCGAAGACCGCGCGTTCGGCGACGCCACCTTCCGCGCCGGCAAGCGCTGCGTCGCGTTCCGCCGCGCCGATTCGCGGCTCGAGGTGACGGTCAACGCCCCCGAACTCAAGCTCGCCGCCCACGTCGACCTGTCCGAACCCGGCCCGATACTGGCCGCGATCGCGCCGGCCAACTGGCTCGCGCACGCGACGCACAAGAGCGGCGCGCTGCCGGCTGCCGGCTTTGTCGACGTCGCCGGCGCCCATCTTTCGCTCGACGGCGCCGTCGCCAGCCTCGACGCGTCCAACGGCCTGTTGGCGCGCGACACGCGCTGGCGCTGGGCGAGCGCGCACACACCCGGCCTCGGCTTCAACCTGCAGGCGGGCTTCATGGGCAGCGCCGAGAACGCGCTGTGGCTCGACGGCGAGCTGTTCAGGTTGGCCGAGGCCAGCTTCGACTTCGACGAGGCCGCGCCGCTCGCGCCGTGGCGCATCCGCACCGCCGACGGCCTGGTCGACCTGGAGTTCCGCCCCGAAGGCGCGCGCAGCGACTACCGCCGCCACGTCATCGCCGAAAGCCGCTACCTGCAGCCGATCGGCACCTTCCACGGCACGGTCACCCACCCGGTCAGCGGCGAGGTGCGCCGCGTAGCAAATCTCGTCGGCGTCACCGAGGACCACGCGTCCAAATGGTAG